A genomic window from Silene latifolia isolate original U9 population chromosome Y, ASM4854445v1, whole genome shotgun sequence includes:
- the LOC141631684 gene encoding protein FAR1-RELATED SEQUENCE 5-like has protein sequence MSPSFYFDFDVDDQSRITKLFWADPISIKNYALFGDVVSIDATYNFNQYKMVFVPFTGVDNHKGCVTFAAGLIRNKNAESFWWLFQNFVTAMGDRYPITIITDQCRGIKKAVKGVFGDKTRHRLCMWHIMKKLPDKVGPSICQDTTFLKEINSVVWDVEITPEDFESKWNSIISSYELCDNK, from the coding sequence ATGTCTCCATCTTTCTATTTTGACTTTGATGTGGATGATCAAAGCAGAATAACTAAGCTTTTCTGGGCAGATCcaatatcaattaaaaattaTGCCCTTTTTGGTGATGTTGTTTCTATTGATGCCACTTATAActtcaaccaatataaaatggtgTTTGTCCCTTTCACGGGTGTTGATAACCATAAAGGTTGTGTTACTTTTGCAGCGGGTTTGATACGAAACAAAAATGCAGAATCATTTTGGTGGTTGTTTCAAAATTTTGTAACGGCTATGGGTGATCGCTATCCTATTACTATAATAACTGATCAATGTAGAGGCATCAAAAAAGCTGTTAAAGGTGTGTTTGGTGACAAAACACGCCACCGACTgtgtatgtggcatataatgaagaaGTTACCTGACAAAGTTGGTCCATCGATTTGCCAAGACACGacttttttgaaggaaataaacTCAGTTGTTTGGGATGTAGAAATCACTCCAGAAGATTTTGAATCGAAATGGAATTCGATAATTTCCTCATATGAGCTTTGTGATAACAAGTGA